A section of the Oryza sativa Japonica Group chromosome 1, ASM3414082v1 genome encodes:
- the LOC4326041 gene encoding uncharacterized protein isoform X1, which produces MTEPWSALFAGLMGDHLALLVDRLLTESTLDAAIRKQVADLQAETVAIDYCCDGDGDGGSARKMVECRICQEEDWDTSMEAPCACCGSLKYAHRKCIQRWCNEKGDTVCEICLQQFKPGYTAPQQLFHYGSIPMNFRGNWEIARQDLHDSQIITMVPSERDFMDGYEDYLPIRTRSSTLCCRTVAIIFMSLLVLRHTLPLMIGGDGEYSLALFSLLVLRTAGILFPILVMVRALATFHRRRRQQERREMYMTSSDSEEEEDYSDTDPAQPIHSQTRLVPIY; this is translated from the exons ATGACTGAACCATGGAGTGCGTTGTTTGCAGGATTAATGGGCGACCATCTGGCATTGCTTGTGGATCGGCTGCTGACGGAGTCGACGCTGGACGCGGCAATCAGGAAGCAGGTGGCCGATCTGCAGGCGGAGACGGTGGCGATCGACTACtgctgcgacggcgacggcgatggcggctcgGCGAGGAAGATGGTGGAGTGCAGGATTTGCCAAGAGGAGGATTGGGATACCAGCATGGAGGCACCCTGTGCTTGCTGTGGCAGCCTCAAG TATGCGCACCGGAAATGCATTCAGCGTTGGTGCAATGAGAAAGGCGACACCGTTTGCGAAATATGTTTGCAG CAATTCAAGCCTGGTTATACTGCCCCACAGCAACTGTTTCACTATGGAAGTATACCGATGAACTTCAG AGGAAATTGGGAGATTGCTAGGCAAGATCTCCATGATTCCCAGATAATAACAATGGTGCCATCGGAGCGCGACTTCATGGATGGTTATGAGGACTACTTACCCATTAGGACGAGAAGCAGCACCCTGTGTTGCCGAACAGTCGCCATAATT TTCATGTCACTCCTGGTTCTTCGCCACACTCTTCCTCTTATGATTGGTGGGGATGGGGAGTACTCGTTGGCCTTATTCTCG CTTCTTGTCTTGAGGACCGCCGGAATCCTATTTCCAATCTTGGTCATGGTGAGAGCATTGGCAACcttccatcgtcgtcgtcgccagcaG GAAAGACGGGAAATGTATATGACTTCGTCAGAcagcgaagaggaggaggattaTTCAGATACCGATCCTGCACAGCCAATTCATTCTCAGACACGCCTGGTACCAATCTACTGA
- the LOC4326041 gene encoding uncharacterized protein isoform X2, which translates to MGDHLALLVDRLLTESTLDAAIRKQVADLQAETVAIDYCCDGDGDGGSARKMVECRICQEEDWDTSMEAPCACCGSLKYAHRKCIQRWCNEKGDTVCEICLQQFKPGYTAPQQLFHYGSIPMNFRGNWEIARQDLHDSQIITMVPSERDFMDGYEDYLPIRTRSSTLCCRTVAIIFMSLLVLRHTLPLMIGGDGEYSLALFSLLVLRTAGILFPILVMVRALATFHRRRRQQERREMYMTSSDSEEEEDYSDTDPAQPIHSQTRLVPIY; encoded by the exons ATGGGCGACCATCTGGCATTGCTTGTGGATCGGCTGCTGACGGAGTCGACGCTGGACGCGGCAATCAGGAAGCAGGTGGCCGATCTGCAGGCGGAGACGGTGGCGATCGACTACtgctgcgacggcgacggcgatggcggctcgGCGAGGAAGATGGTGGAGTGCAGGATTTGCCAAGAGGAGGATTGGGATACCAGCATGGAGGCACCCTGTGCTTGCTGTGGCAGCCTCAAG TATGCGCACCGGAAATGCATTCAGCGTTGGTGCAATGAGAAAGGCGACACCGTTTGCGAAATATGTTTGCAG CAATTCAAGCCTGGTTATACTGCCCCACAGCAACTGTTTCACTATGGAAGTATACCGATGAACTTCAG AGGAAATTGGGAGATTGCTAGGCAAGATCTCCATGATTCCCAGATAATAACAATGGTGCCATCGGAGCGCGACTTCATGGATGGTTATGAGGACTACTTACCCATTAGGACGAGAAGCAGCACCCTGTGTTGCCGAACAGTCGCCATAATT TTCATGTCACTCCTGGTTCTTCGCCACACTCTTCCTCTTATGATTGGTGGGGATGGGGAGTACTCGTTGGCCTTATTCTCG CTTCTTGTCTTGAGGACCGCCGGAATCCTATTTCCAATCTTGGTCATGGTGAGAGCATTGGCAACcttccatcgtcgtcgtcgccagcaG GAAAGACGGGAAATGTATATGACTTCGTCAGAcagcgaagaggaggaggattaTTCAGATACCGATCCTGCACAGCCAATTCATTCTCAGACACGCCTGGTACCAATCTACTGA
- the LOC4326041 gene encoding uncharacterized protein isoform X3, protein MGDHLALLVDRLLTESTLDAAIRKQVADLQAETVAIDYCCDGDGDGGSARKMVECRICQEEDWDTSMEAPCACCGSLKYAHRKCIQRWCNEKGDTVCEICLQQFKPGYTAPQQLFHYGSIPMNFRGNWEIARQDLHDSQIITMVPSERDFMDGYEDYLPIRTRSSTLCCRTVAIIFMSLLVLRHTLPLMIGGDGEYSLALFSLLVLRTAGILFPILVMVRALATFHRRRRQQIT, encoded by the exons ATGGGCGACCATCTGGCATTGCTTGTGGATCGGCTGCTGACGGAGTCGACGCTGGACGCGGCAATCAGGAAGCAGGTGGCCGATCTGCAGGCGGAGACGGTGGCGATCGACTACtgctgcgacggcgacggcgatggcggctcgGCGAGGAAGATGGTGGAGTGCAGGATTTGCCAAGAGGAGGATTGGGATACCAGCATGGAGGCACCCTGTGCTTGCTGTGGCAGCCTCAAG TATGCGCACCGGAAATGCATTCAGCGTTGGTGCAATGAGAAAGGCGACACCGTTTGCGAAATATGTTTGCAG CAATTCAAGCCTGGTTATACTGCCCCACAGCAACTGTTTCACTATGGAAGTATACCGATGAACTTCAG AGGAAATTGGGAGATTGCTAGGCAAGATCTCCATGATTCCCAGATAATAACAATGGTGCCATCGGAGCGCGACTTCATGGATGGTTATGAGGACTACTTACCCATTAGGACGAGAAGCAGCACCCTGTGTTGCCGAACAGTCGCCATAATT TTCATGTCACTCCTGGTTCTTCGCCACACTCTTCCTCTTATGATTGGTGGGGATGGGGAGTACTCGTTGGCCTTATTCTCG CTTCTTGTCTTGAGGACCGCCGGAATCCTATTTCCAATCTTGGTCATGGTGAGAGCATTGGCAACcttccatcgtcgtcgtcgccagcaG ATCACTTAA